The segment CTCGCTCTTGGCGGTGGCCTCGAAGACGAGCTTGGGGCCGTCCTCGGTGTCGCCGACGGTGACGGTCAGGGTGTCCTTGCCCTTGAACTCGCCCCGGAGGATCGACTCGGACATCGGGTCCTCGATCATGTTCTCGATCGCTCGGCGAAGCGGCCGGGCACCGTAATCGGGGTTGAAGCCCTTGTCGATGATGTAATCCTTCGACTCCTCGGTGAGGATGAGCTGCAAGCCCCGGTCGGCCAGGCGCTGGCGGACCTTCGTCAGCTCGATGTCGATGATGTGCTTCAGGTCCTCTCGCGTCAGGTTGTGGAAGACGATGATGTCGTCCAGACGGTTGAGGAACTCAGGGCGGAAGTACTTCTCGATGGCGACCTTCAGCCGCTCCTTCATTTCCTCGTAGTTGCTCGGGTCGTCCATGTTCCGACCGAAGCCGAGGACGTTCGACTGCGAGGTGGCCTCGACGCCCGCGTTGGTCGTCATGATGATGATCGTGTTCTTGAAGTCGACGACCCGGCCGACGTTGTCGGTCAGGCGGCCTTCTTCCATGATCTGCAGGAGCATGTTGAACACGTCGGGGTGAGCCTTCTCGATCTCGTCGAGCAGGACCACCGAGTACGGCCGTCGGCGGATCTTCTCCGTCAGCTGGCCGCCCTCTTCATAACCGACATAGCCCGGAGGAGCACCGATCAATCGGCTGACGTTGTGCTTCTCCATGTACTCGGACATGTCGATCTGAATGAGTGCCTCGGCCTCGCCGAACATGAACTCGGCCAGGCTCTTGGCCAGCAAGGTTTTCCCGACGCCCGTCGGCCCGGCGAAGATGAAGCTGCCGATCGGCCGCTTCGGGTCCTTCAACCCGGCCCGGCTGCGGCGAACGGCCTGGCTGATCCGCTTGACGGCCTCGCGCTGGCTGATGACCTTCTTCTGCAGCTCCTCTTCCATCCGGACGAGGCGTTCGGTTTCCTCGGCCTCCAGGCGGGTGAGCGGCACGCCGGTCATCTTCGAGACGACCTCGGCGACGACTTCCTCGTCCACCGTGCCGTCCACTTCCTTGGCCTTTTCCCGCCATTCGCGGGTGATCGTTTCCTTCTTCTTCTTCAACTTGTCGGCCTGGTCGCGCAAGGCGGCGGCCCGCTCGAAGTCCTGGTTGGCGACGGCCTCTTCCTTGTCCTGGTTGAGCCGTTCGATCTGCTCGTCCAGCTCTTTCAGGTCGGGCGGACGGGTCATCGCCTTCAGGCGGACGCGCGCACCGGCCTCGTCGATCACGTCGATCGCCTTGTCCGGCAGGCAACGGCCGGAGATGTAACGATCCGACATCTCGACGGCGGCCTCGAGCGCCTCGTCGGTGATCTGCACCCGGTGGTGCGCCTCGTAGCGGTCGCGCAGACCTCGGAGAATCTCCAGGGCCTCGCTCTTGCTCGGCGGGTTGACCACGACCATCTGGAAGCGACGGTCAAGGGCCCCGTCCTTCTCGATGTACTTGCGGTACTCGTCGAGCGTCGTGGCGCCGATGCACTGCACCTCGCCCCGGGCCAGGGCCGGCTTCAGGACGTTCGAGGCGTCGATCGCCCCTTCGGCCCCGCCGGCGCCGACGAGCGTGTGCAGCTCGTCGATGAACAAAATCGTGTTCTTGGCCCGGCGGACCTCGTTCATGACGGCCTTGATCCGCTCCTCGAACTGGCCGCGGTACTTCGTCCCGGCGACCATCATCGCCAGGTCGAGCACCACGATTCGACGGTCGCGGAGCAGTTCCGGCACGTTGGCGTCAACGATGAGCTGGGCCAGCCCTTCGACGATCGCCGTCTTGCCGACGCCGGCCTCGCCGAGCAGCACCGGGTTGTTTTTCTGGCGGCGCGAGAGGATCTGAACCACTCGCTCGATTTCATTCTGGCGGCCGATGACCGGGTCGAGCTTCCCTTGACGGGCCAACTCGGTAAGGTCTCGCCCGAAGCTATCCAGAGCGGGAGTCTTCGACTTGCCGCCCTTGGCCGCGGCGCCGCCGCCACCGCGTTCTGCTTCGCCGCCTGCGTCCATCCCGTGACCGAGCAAGTTGAGTACCTCCTCGCGGACTTCCTCGAGCTTCAAGCCCAGGTTCATCAAGACCTGAGCGGCCACGCCCTCCTGCTCACGCAGCAGGCCAAGCAGCAAGTGCTCCGTCCCGACGTAGTTGTGGTTGAGGTTCCGGGCCTCTTCAATCGCGTATTCGATGACCTTTTTGGCCCGGGGGGTCTGGGGAAGCTTCCCCATCGTGACCATGTCCGGCCCTGATTGGACGATTTTCTCCACCTCGACCCGGATCTTCCTCAGGTCGACGTCGAGGTTTTTCAGCACGTTGGCCGCGACCCCGCTGCCCTCCTTGACCAGGCCCAGCAGCACATGCTCGGTGCCGACGTACTCGTGGTTGAAGCGCTGGGCCTCCTGATTGGCCAGCTGCATCACCTTCCGAGCACGGTCGGTGAAACGTTCGTACATCAGCGATCGACTCCGACGGCTGTCCGGCCCGGCCGGGGCCGCGCCGGTCCGGGGCATCCTCACGGGTGTTACGACGCGGTGCGACCGCTTGTTCTGCCAATCGGTTCGGACCGGCCCGCGGGACGCTTCCCGCGATCCGACAGTCGGCCCGAGGCCCCGCTCCGGTGCCGATGACTGTTCTTACAGCCAATTGTCGGCGGTCGTCCCCCGCTTTTCAACCTCTGCGGGGTGGATTCGGGCCGCTCTGGGGCCGTCTTCCGGGGATTACTCGTCCATCTGGTCCAGGGCTCGCCGGATTTCCCATCCCCATTTGGTGCCCCCTTCCAGCTCCAGACACTGACGAAACGCTCGCCGAGCCTCGTCCGGCTGATCAATCCGCACGAACAAGGTGCCCAGGTGCATGTAAACGTCGGCGTCGGTTTCGTCCATCGTCAAAATCTGCTCGAACCGCCGCCTCGCGTCGTTCCAGCGCCCGCGAAGGTAGTGCTCGGTCGCCTCCCGATACAAGCGTTCGATCTCAGCCCGGTACCGTTCCGGGTGGCATCGCCAGACCCACCAGAGGGTATACGCCAGGCCCGCCAGCCAGATGCCGACCGCCAGGGCCGTCGCAAACGTTGTCAACGCTTGCGGAACCGCCTCGGTCCAGATCAGGTGCGTGACGATCGCCAGGTTCAACGTCCCGGCGAAGACGCTCGCCAGGATCAACCCCATGACCTCTTGCCCCGACCAGACCTGCGGCAAGCCCGGCCACAAGCTCAACGCGGCAATCCAGAACCGCCTGGGCATGGTTCGGCTCCTTCCGACTCGATCCCCGACCCGAGCCCCCGAGTTCGGTCGAAGGCCCCCGTCACTTCCTTTTGGGACAATTGGAAGTCTAGCGAAACTCCTTTGTCCGGGCAAGGCACGCTTCGTGATCGCCCCAGGACGATTGCAACGTCACTCCGGTAGTAGACCTTCCATCCTAAAATGATGCGTCGTCCCTTTGCCTTGGGTGGCCCCGGTTGCTCGTCAACCGGGGTCGCGGAGCGACGAGCGGTCTCGGTGCGGTCTCCCGCAGCCTCTCGCGGCTGCGCCGCCCCGGTTGGCGAGCAACCGGGGCCACCCAGGAACACCCCACCATTTGTGAGTGGAAGCGGTACTACGAAACCCTCAACCCTCGCCCCCGCGTGCGGGAGAGCCGGTGGCCGAAGGCCGGCTGAGGGGGGCTCGGCCAGACGGTCGCCATGGCGTTTACCCATCCGATCGTCCCCGCCCCGCAACCCCTCACTCCAGCGTCACCGTCGTCTCCAGCGTGCCCCCCTTCTCGGCCTCGAAGCGAATCGTCGCCTCGCCCGACCCCTGCACGAACCACCGAATGCGCTCGATCGACCGCCCGCTCACTCCATTCGGGAGCATCACCCGCTCCGGCCCGTGCTCAACCGGGTCGAGCTGCCCGAAGTCCCGATCGAGCAACCGGCCGCCTCCCAGGACGGTCAGGTCATCCCCCGCAATCGTCGCCCGATCCGGCAGGCCGATGTTCCGGCGCCTCGCCTGGGCCGATCGGGTCGGCAAGACTCGCGTGTTCTCGACCTCGGCAGTGATCTGAAAGACCCCCTCGCCGATCGCCTCGACCTCCACGTCTCTCCACCTCAGCAACGGCATCTGATCGGCGTGGTAAAGGACGAACGCCGTGTTCCGGTGGCACAGTTCCTCCATCATGAACGGCGGCGGCACCCGCTGCGATTCCTTCACGAATCCGCCAATCTCGATTGGTCCATACGTCGGATGATCGAACGGGGCCCACTCCACAAAGTTCGCCCCCATCATCAGGCGATCATTCGCAAACAACTGCGCTTCTTGCCCGGATGCTCCCACCGCCTGCTCCAGCGTCGATCCCCCTGCCGGGCTCGGGCCGAGCAACTGGGCATTGTTCCATAGCTCATTCGTGTACGAGAAGATGCCGAGATGCTCGTACGTCCAGTTCACGAACCCGCCGCGCACCGCGTAAAGGTCCTTGTAAATGATCCAGTTCCGATAAAACGGCAGAAGCCGCGCCC is part of the Tautonia marina genome and harbors:
- a CDS encoding ATP-dependent Clp protease ATP-binding subunit — translated: MYERFTDRARKVMQLANQEAQRFNHEYVGTEHVLLGLVKEGSGVAANVLKNLDVDLRKIRVEVEKIVQSGPDMVTMGKLPQTPRAKKVIEYAIEEARNLNHNYVGTEHLLLGLLREQEGVAAQVLMNLGLKLEEVREEVLNLLGHGMDAGGEAERGGGGAAAKGGKSKTPALDSFGRDLTELARQGKLDPVIGRQNEIERVVQILSRRQKNNPVLLGEAGVGKTAIVEGLAQLIVDANVPELLRDRRIVVLDLAMMVAGTKYRGQFEERIKAVMNEVRRAKNTILFIDELHTLVGAGGAEGAIDASNVLKPALARGEVQCIGATTLDEYRKYIEKDGALDRRFQMVVVNPPSKSEALEILRGLRDRYEAHHRVQITDEALEAAVEMSDRYISGRCLPDKAIDVIDEAGARVRLKAMTRPPDLKELDEQIERLNQDKEEAVANQDFERAAALRDQADKLKKKKETITREWREKAKEVDGTVDEEVVAEVVSKMTGVPLTRLEAEETERLVRMEEELQKKVISQREAVKRISQAVRRSRAGLKDPKRPIGSFIFAGPTGVGKTLLAKSLAEFMFGEAEALIQIDMSEYMEKHNVSRLIGAPPGYVGYEEGGQLTEKIRRRPYSVVLLDEIEKAHPDVFNMLLQIMEEGRLTDNVGRVVDFKNTIIIMTTNAGVEATSQSNVLGFGRNMDDPSNYEEMKERLKVAIEKYFRPEFLNRLDDIIVFHNLTREDLKHIIDIELTKVRQRLADRGLQLILTEESKDYIIDKGFNPDYGARPLRRAIENMIEDPMSESILRGEFKGKDTLTVTVGDTEDGPKLVFEATAKSEEELAGAGSASAEGQPSGEEGGAE
- a CDS encoding tetratricopeptide repeat protein, coding for MPRRFWIAALSLWPGLPQVWSGQEVMGLILASVFAGTLNLAIVTHLIWTEAVPQALTTFATALAVGIWLAGLAYTLWWVWRCHPERYRAEIERLYREATEHYLRGRWNDARRRFEQILTMDETDADVYMHLGTLFVRIDQPDEARRAFRQCLELEGGTKWGWEIRRALDQMDE